The genomic DNA GTGAGCCTCCACAATAGGCCTACGGGGTCACTCTTCCCTCAGGAGTCTCCGTCTTGCACTCCAATCAACCGCTTGAAGCAATGAATTTTCATCTTAACAAATTAAAAAACCCGAATTCATTTGCCTGATCCTTGGCGAATGAATTCGGGTTTGCTATAAAAGCTTTTATCTCAGCCTTATTCGTCTTCCATTATTCGTTTTTGATACTTGATTGCTTTTTTGAAAAAAGTAAAGGAAGCAATCAGTAAGACCATGGTCATGCCCATGAGGCTGTACAATTTCACCGCGGTATCTGAAATGCCGGGGATCAATACGCCCAGATATAAGAATACGCTCAAATAGAGAAGGGTGAATCCAAACCGTCTATAGTCGGATCGCTTCTGTTCAAAGATGTTCTTATCCATCGTCGACACCTACTTTCGGACTAGTTGACTCACAATCTATGGTAACATATCCGGAGGTGTCGCCCCTCATGTAATTGATGCCATTCCTGCCAGCTTATTTAGAGAGCGCTTGATCGATATCCTCGATGAGATCTTCCACGTCTTCAAGTCCGACGGAGATCCTGACGAGGCCATCCGTAATGCCTAGTTCGTCACGACGATCCTTCGGAATCGATGCATGCGTCATGCGGGCCGGCACGGAAATCAGGCTTTCCACTGCACCAAGGCTTTCTGCGAGAGTGAAATATTTCGTGTTGGTGAGGAGACGGTCAGCATTCGCCTCGCTGCCCACATCGAACGACACCATACCTCCGAAGCCGGATGCTTGCGCTTTTGCAATCTCGTGGTTCGGATGTGATTCAAGTCCAGGGTAATAAACTTTGGATACTTTTGGATGTTGCAGGAGAAAGTCGACGATTTTCTTCGTATTGATTTCGTGCTCTTCCATACGGAGTCCAAGCGTCTTGATTCCACGGATGAGCAGCCATGAATCCTGTGGACCCAGGACCCCGCCCGTAGAGTTCTGAACGAAGAATAGATCTTCTGCAAGCTGATCGGAATTCACGACCACGAGTCCCGCCACGACATCACTGTGACCTCCAAGGTACTTGGTGGCACTGTGAAGAACGATGTCTGCACCGAGGGCAAGAGGATTCTGCCAGTATGGCGTACTGAACGTATTATCCACGATCGTGAGCAGGTCATGCTTCTTTGCAAGAGCTGCTGCTTCTTTGATATCCGTGATTTTCAAGAGCGGATTGGTCGGGGTCTCGATATAGACCGCTTTTGTGTTCTCACGGATCGCTTCTTCGATGGACGCCGGATTGCTGGAATCGACGAATGTCGATTCGATGCCGAGGCGGTTCAATACTTTTGTCATCACACGGTAGGTGCCTCCGTATACATCATCTGTGAGGACGACGTGGTCACCGCTGTTGAACAACATCATTACCGCTGTGATGGCGGCCATGCCGGAGCCGAATGCGAATCCGCGTTCTCCGCCTTCAAGATCTTTGATTAATTCCTCAAGTGCATGCCTGGTCGGATTTCCTGAACGGGAATATTCAAACCCCTTATGCTTACCGACTTCATCCTGCTTATATGTGCTTACCTGATAGATCGGTGTGGAAACCGCACCCGTTTGTGGATCTGTCGGAATGCCACCGTGGATCAGTTTCGTTTTCTTTTTCATTCTGAACTTCCTCCTTCATAGATATCCTGACTTAAGTATCGTTCACTGGAATCCGGGAAGATCGTCAAGAGATGGGACCCGGGTTCAGCCTGCTCTGCTTCGAGGAGTGACGCATACAATGCCGCACCGGAAGAGCTTCCGACGAGAAGGCCTTCTCTTCCAGCCAGCTCTTTGACCATGGTGAACGCATCTTGATCACTCACCGTATGAATCCCTTCGAAATAAGATGGATCCATATAGTCCGGCAGGAACTCCATGCCGATTCCTTCTGTGCGGTGGGGACCGGAAGGACCTCCGTTCAGGATGGAACCTTCAGGCTCGACGATGACGGTCCTGAGCGATGGCTTCTGCTCTTTCAGGAATCGCGCCGTCCCCATGAATGTACCACCTGTACCGGCGCCCGCTATAAACGTATCGATCCGTCCGTCCAACTGCCTCCAGACTTCCGGACCGAGTGTCTTGTAATAGGTCATGGGGTTTGCAGCATTCGAGAACTGGGCAGGTGAATACGAGCCCGGGATCTCCTTCAGCAGCTCTTCGGCCTTGGCGATGGCCCCCTTCATCCCGTCGGCTGTCGGGGTGTTCACTACCGTAGCACCGAGGGCCCTCATGAGGGTCTGCTTTTCGACCGAGAACTTTTCCGGTACACAAAACATCACGTTATAGCCTGAACTCACGGCCGCCAGTGCAAGTCCGATACCCGTATTGCCAGCCGTGGGCTCTATGAGTGTCCCGCCTTTTTGGATCATGCCGGTCCGGATTGCATCTTCCAGTAGCTCTTTTCCAAGACGGTCCTTGACACTCCCACCCGGATTCATGAATTCCAGCTTTGCGAAAAGCCGGACCCCTTCCTTCAGCGGGAAGTTCGTCAATTCCACGATGGGTGTGTTCCCGATGAGGTCCTGTACACTGCTATATACTTCCAAAGGTTGCTCCCCCTTACAGAGCTGTCACCGGGACAGCTTCTCTCTTTATACGGACTCTACAATATTCATGACCATATTGGCTGAATGCAGGGCCGCTTTTTCCAGGTATTGATCGAATGACAAATCGGATTCCTTCCCGGCAATATCAGATAGGGAACGGATGATGACGAACGGGGTGCCGAATTGATGGGCAACCTGTGCGATTGCCGCCGCTTCCATCTCTACTGCCTGCAGAGAATCGAACTTGTCACGGATTGCTTCTACCCGTGCAGGATCGCTCATGAATGAATCCCCTGTTGCGATCAAGCCGGAAACGACTTGTACGTCCCCCATCTTCTTCACCGACTGCACGGCGATTTCTTTCAACTTTTCATCCGCCGTGAAGGCAGCCGGTAGCTGTGGCACCTGACCGTACTCATAGCCGAATGCTGTCACGTCCACATCATGATGGCGGACCTCTGTGGAAATGACCACGTCCCCGACGTTCAGTGCAGGATCGAATCCGCCTGCTGATCCAGTATTGATGATGCTGTCTGGCTTGAAGTGCTGTAGTAGGACCGCTGTTGACATCGCGGCATTTACCTTTCCGATTCCGGAACGTAGAAGAACGACTTCCTTCCCTTTCATTGTTCCACTTGTATATTCACACCCTGCGATGGTTTCGACCACAGGATTCGAAATGTTTTCCCTTAATAAAGTGACTTCTTCTTCCATTGCTCCAATGATGGCGATTTTCATAGTGTACGACCTCTTTCTACTGTTTAGTCGCCTCCATGATCCATACAAATGCATTCACCTGATCGAATGTGACTGTGAATCCTCTCGGTTCAAGGAGGGCTCTGAACACATCCAACGTGGTGTAGTATTCGCGTTTCAGGTCATCTGCTAGATTATGATATCCTTTTTCGATGGCTGCGGATATGGCGGCTTGATAGTGCCGGTCACTCTCGAACATGGTGTCGGCCCATACTATTTTACCACCACGGGGCAGGTACTTGCCATAAATCTCAAAGGCTTTTCCTTTTTCCTCATCGGTGAGGTGGTGAAATGCGTAGGAACTGACGAACGAGTCCACCGTCCCAACAAGATCGAAATCAAGGAAGTCTCCATCCCTGAAGGTGACCTGGTCCCCGAGTTTCTGCATGCCGATCTCCCTCATCTCAGGGGATGGCTCGAACGGCAGAACCTCCAGCTTGTTCTCCAAGAGCTTCTTCGTCAAATTGCCCGTTCCTGGACCGAATTCGACGACCCTTCCTTTTGCACGGGCAGCCACTGCATCTAAAATGGCATCATAGTGTTCAAACACCGCCTGGTATTCGACATCATGACCCGTTACGGTATCATCGTATGAATCCGCCCAATCCTGGAATAAATCCAAAAACTCTCTACCCATCGATCCCACTCCTGTTGGAAAGTTTATAATTCCTATCCATATACTATGATTTAATTTTAAAACTGTTATTAAATTATCATATCCACCCCCATTATTCAACTGTTATCCATTGCCAAGGGGGCAAACAAGCCCTAAAATAAGGAGGCGAACCGATAAGAGGGGGAGAAACATGAGTATTTCATTTGAATTGATCAAGGATAAGGTCGAGTTCTTCGAGGCCGCAGATCTTTCCACACTAGAAAAGAAAATTACCGAGCAGATTGAATTGAATCAGTCGATCATGCTCAGGGTCCACCATGTACAGCATCATGTGACGGTAGATGAAAACAGTCGCCGCCTCTATACGGCCGTTGTCCATTTCAAGCTGAATCAGTGAATGCAGAACAAAAAAATCCGCCGGGGTCCACATGACCCTGGCGGATTTCTCTTTAGTTTTTATCGTTTTCGATCAGTTCCTGAACCTTAGTCGGCTGCCAGCCCTCTCCATCGATCCACTGAAGATAGACCCTGTATGCCTGGGAGTCATTCTTTGCGGATACTGTACCGATGGATTTCTGCGGACTACCGTTTCCTTCGATATACCATACCGTCATATTGTTTTCTGGTATTCCGGTAGCGTAGGATAGAGCTTTCACCTTTTCGTTCCAGTCAGGTGTTCCCAGATCATAGGAAGATACGTGCTCTCCAGATTGTGAAGTGCCCACCGGCTTCCAGTCTGGATGCACAACGGTTTTATCCACATTCGGTTCGTCGCCATCCTGAACTTTCAGCTTGCTGTCGTCTTCCGACTTCAGATCTTTTTCTTTATCATCGTCGGATTTTTTTTCATCTTCGTCTTTTTTGTCCTTGTCCTCTTTGTCGTCAGCAGCTTTTTTATCATTTGAATCCTCATTATCTTTTTTGGCAGTATCGCTTTTATTTTCTTCAGCAGAGGCTTTCTTGTTCCCTCCATTACCCGTAGAGGAAGAAGCCGTATCGGAGCTTTTGTCGTTCCCGCCTCCAATAAGGATCGAGCCGCCCACTACGAGGATCAATAGGACGACGACTGCAATCATGATATTCAGGATTTTATTGGTGTTCTTTTTTGATCGTTTATCTAATCGAGATTGGTACTTCGCCATGTCTTTCCCTCCCTATTATCCTCAATAGTTTAACAGACAGGGGAAAAAGAAGAAAGCGAAACATTATCCATTTCCTTCGACTCATTCCTGATCCAGACGGTAGAGGGCGTCGACGCTGTCCTTGAAGATCGGATAGATGCCACCTTCGTCCACTAGAACGTCCATATTCACCGCCACAAGGGCATACTTCGGGTCGTGGAAGGGGAAGTAGCCGGCGAACCACTTGTTATAAAGCTCATTTGCCTTGGTTATCTCCCCCCTGTAGCTTCCGGTCTGGGCTGTGCCCGTCTTACCGGCGACTTCGTATGCCGCTTCCTGAAGATAAGGGGCCGTCCCTAGGGGAGAATTCACCACCCCGCGCAAGTACTGCTGCATTTTCATCGCTGTGAACGGGCTGATTCCTTCGCCGCCTTCCTGCATCGGGAATGTCACCATATCCGCTCCGTTCTGATATTCAACCATCGATACTGCACTCACTTCGTACGCCTTTCCTCCCCTTGCGATCGTCGCCATCATATTGGCCATGCCGATGGGGGTCACCCTCACTTCATTCTGTCCGATTCCGGTCATGGCGATCTGGTTGCGATCCTCTTTTGCTGCATCTGACGCAAAGATCCTGGATTGTTCCAGCTTCAATTGGGAGAAATCCTCGTAGTGGAATACGTCCCCTTTCCAGGCGACATCACCCGTTAGGCCGAGTTTATCTGCGTACTCTTCAATGAGATCCGGGTCTTTTTCTGTCAGTTCATTGGCGAGGTCTGCAAATGTACGATTGCAGCTTGCTGCCAGACTGTCCCTGATATTGATCGAGCCGTGTGGCTTCTGTGCTTCCCCTCCCCTGATATTCCGGTCACAGTCGAACATCCTTGTTTCATCCACCATGCCTTCCTCAAGGCTCGCCGCTGCAATGACCGTCTTGAAGACGGAACCGGGTATGAGGGCCTTTCTCATATAATCCGTCGCTCCTTCTCCGAACGGATCCCCCTGTTTCATCTTCGGTCGAGAGACGCTGGCCACGATCTCACTGCTTGCGATATCGAGTAGGAGAAGCCCCCCTTTTTTCATCTCGTATGTATCAGCAACCTCTTCAAGGGCTTCCTGCGCCCTTGAATCGATCGTCGTCTTCACGTTTAATGGATAGAATGGATTGGCCGAGGCGACATATTTCACGTCTGCTCCGAACAGCGGTCCTCCCGTTGCATCCACATGATACACAAGCTTCGCCTGCTCCTCGGCTATGAGCCATTCGTCAAATATGCCCTGAAGCCCAGAGACACCGACGGGCTGATTGGCCCCCTTGACCCTATCGGGATACCGCTCATGGAACAGGGTCGTGTTCTCACCCGTCACCCCGATCAGTTGCGCGGCAGGGATCACAGGCTTTTTCACTTTTTTCTTCACGGCAAAGACCCCTTGGACCTCCAGAGCGTTCACGCGGTCCATTTGAGACTGCGTAAGATCCACGCTGCCTTTCAGGACCACGGGTTCCTTTGCCCCGAGGAGATCCCGCTTGATGTCTGCTTCGTTCATCCCTAGGATGGATGCTACAGTGGCGCTCGGCCACTCGATCTTATTCAGGAACGGGAAGAGCACCACGACATTTTCTTCATCGAAGGTCAGGGGATTGCCTGCACGGTCAAGGAAAGCCCCTCTCCCTTCGTCTATGACGATCTGCTGCGTCCGCTGTTCCACGCTGCTCTCAATCAGGTTGATTTTGTGTTTGGAGAATGACTCGGTTTGGACCAGTTGCACCTGCATCAGCCTTCCGATCAGACCAAACAGGATGGATAATAGGATGATACTTAAGAATAAGACCCGTTTCTTCTTCATGCTTTCACCTCTACCATCATTGTTGACGGTTCCGAGATGAATTAGTCCTTTGATTTTCCCCATAAAAAAAGAGGCCCGGAGGCCCCTTCTTTTATCAGCTTACTTCTACGATCTTGACGCTCATTTCCCCGCCTGGAGTCTGAACCGTCACTTGTTCGCCTACTTTATGTCCAAGAAGACTTTTGGCGATCGGGGAGTCATTGGAGATTTTCCCTTCAAATGGATCGGCTTCAGCGCTTCCCACGATGGAATATGTTTCTTTATCGCCATCAGGAAGTTCGATGAAGGTCACCTTCTTACCAAGCTGGACCGTATCGGAATTATGATCATCTTCTTGGATGATCTTTGCGTTGCGGATCATATTTTCAAGCGTCGAGATGCGTCCTTCTACGAATGCCTGCTCATCTTTGGCTGCATCGTACTCAGAGTTCTCGGATAGATCCCCGAAGCTCCTTGCGACTTTGATGCGCTCGACGACTTCTTTACGTTTAACCGTTTTCAGGTTCTCTAGTTCTTTTTCTAACTTTTCTTTCCCTTCGATCGTCATCGGGTATACTTTTTCTGTACTCATGACCCTCTTCACTCCTTCTCTATTTAGAGCATCCCCTGGCTCTTTATGTACCATATTGCTTCAGCATGTAAAGCGAGGGAATGGAGAAGATGAAACCCTTCTCCATTCCCTGATGATGTTCAATTGTGGGGATTTGTAAATTTTGGACTTTATTTATCTATGCTATCGTATTACAAAAATGACTTTTGTTCAAGAATTGTTTGAATTTTTGTGACCATGAGGTCGATGGCCACATGATTATGGCCGCCTTCCGGGATGATCACATCGGCATATCGCTTCGTCGGTTCGATGAATTGATTATGCATCGGACGGACGACCGTGATGTATTGATCAATGACGGAATCAATGGAACGCCCTCGCTCCTTGATATCACGAAGCATCCTTCTGATGATGCGGAGATCGGCATCGGTATCCACGTATAGTTTAATATCCATTAAGTTGCGCAATCTCTCATCTTCTAATACAAGGATTCCTTCTAAGATGATCACATCTTTCGGCTCAACAGGGATCGTTTCATCCGAACGCGTGTGCATTTTGTAATCGTAAACCGGTTTCTCCACGTGCTGATGATTCAGCAGGCCTTGGAGATGTTCAATCAAGAGGTCATTATCGAATGCCAGTGGATGGTCATAGTTCGTTTTCAGACGCTCCTCGAATGGTAGGTGGGATTGATCTTTATAATAATAATCCTGCTGCAGCATGAGGATGGAATGGCCCTGGAATTGTTCGTAGATCGCTTTCGTTACGCTAGTCTTCCCTGACCCTGAACCTCCTGCTACACCAATGACGACGGGTTTCTGCTTCATAAGGTTACGATGTTCTCCTTTCGAATCATGCAGTGCTCCTGCTCTGCATGATCTTTCACAATTTATTATGGGTGGCGGACAACATCCTGCTCATTCCCTTTTTCATCCCTGGTTGTATGATGGTGTGAATGACCGGATCTGAACGATCCCTGTTTGACCACTCAGCACCCTTCTCCAGCCCCGCTCATTTTTTCATGCATGCATGAAAGACGGTCAGCTTCACCGGAGTATCAGGCTTCTACACGGGTGCCCCTCTTTTTGCTGATTGCGACCCCGTCCCCGACCGGGAGGATCGACGTATCATATTCAGGATGACCCATCAGCCATTTGTTGTAGTCCTGCAGTTTTTTCACCATGTTACGGATCCGCTTCTGCTCAACCACTTCCTCTGCCACCAGTCCTTTGAACAGAACGTTGTCAGAGTATACGACACCTTCAGGGGTCAGCATCTCGGAATAACTGTCGAAGAATTTGCGATATTGACCTTTGGCAGCATCGATGAAGACCGCATCATACGGACCATGTTGCTTTACATCTTCCTGCAGCTCGAGGGCATCACCGAACAGGGTGATGACCCTGTCACGTGCAGATGAACGGCCGAGGAACTCCTGTGCCTTCTCATACCTTTCTTCGTCCCTTTCAAGTGTGACGATGGTGGTATCGGGAAGCGCTTCGGCCATCCTGAGTGCAGAGTATCCGATTGCCGTACCCACTTCAAGGATCCGCTTCGGCTGTTGGATCCTGAGCATTCCGAGGAGCGCCTCGATGCCGACAAGCTCCATGATCGGCACCCCGTTCTCCTCAGCATATGCTTCCATTTCCTGAAGCAGATCGGAACGGTCCAGAACAATGGATTCTATATAATCGATTACTTTTTCGTCCACGGAATCAACCTTCTATCGTTTATTTTCCGGCCCATTGAGCGTAATGAACATGAAAAGAAGAAAGCTACCTTGAGCTTTCTACTTAAAACGCCGGGCATCGGTATATGAAAATAACTTGTATCATTTTATCATATGAGGAGGAGGAAAGCGAATATTTCTTTCCTCCTCCATGGTTCAGTCCTTCTTATTCGTGATGTATTTTTCTTTCTTCTCATTATGTTCATCCAAGGTTTCCGAATAGTAAACGGTCCCGTTCGATGAAGCAAGGAAGTAGTAGAAATCCGTGTCTTCCGGTTCCAATGCCGCTTCGATGGACGATACTCCTGCGTTTGAGATCGGTCCCGGCGGCAGTCCTTTATTCTTGTACGTATTGTAAGGAGAGTCCACTTCAAGATCTTTGTAGGTGGTCCTTGCCTTATGTTTACCTAGTGAATACAGCACGGTTGGATCCGTTTGGAGAGGCATGTCCTCTTCGATGCGGTTATAGAAGACGCTTGAGATCTTCCCCCTGTCCGCTTTCTCCGTCGCTTCTTTCTCCACGAGGGAGGCAAAGGTCAGAAGTTCATGAGGGGACATTTTCTTCTCTTTCATGGCCGGCTCATATTGGGCCAGCACTTCGTTCGTCTGGTTGATCATTTCCTTCAGGATGCTTTCAAGCGATGGCTTCTTTTCATAGAACGAATAGGTTGCCGGATACAGATAGCCTTCAAGCGGTCGTTTGATCTTTTTGTTTGAGACATCTTTCGTAATGAGATTCGGATATTCCTTCTTTAATTGCTCGATCCATTTCTTGTCTTCCAGCTTCTTTTCCACTTCCTGCTTCGAATACGGTGACTTCTCACCAATCAACCCGGCAATCTCATCAAGTTGCAGGCCTTCTGGAACGGTGATGGTGAACTCCGCATCGCGGATCACCCTACCGGTCTTCAGGCTTTTGATGATTTCATCCATGGTCATGGAAGGGGTGAGACCGTAGCTCCCTGCCTGGAAGCCTGATTCATTGTTGAACTTCACATAATACTTGAATACCGTCGCATTCTTCACGATCCCCTTGTCTGCAAGAAGATCGGCGATGGTGGAGACCCCGGAGCCGATCGGCACCTCTACATTAACGGGCTTGGAGTCATCGGGGTCAACGGGCTTCAGGGCGGATTTGACATAGAAATAGCCGCCTACCGCCGTTCCCCCTATAAGGATGACCACGCATAGAAGAATGAGGCCGACGATCTTCCTGATGGATCTTGCTTCGGATTGTCGTTCGAGTAATTTTTTCATCAGCGTTTCCTTTATCTCTTTTTTATCTGTCATAACCATTCCCCCTTTCGAGCAAAAAGCGGGATATCCGACATTGATTTCGACATCATCTCCACCATTATACAATATTTTGCACAAAGAAAAACAGGGACCGGTAAAAAGGAGAGAGTTTTCTCCCTTCACCGGCCCCTGCATGTAAGGAATCCTTATTCCATTTCTTCATCTTCAAGGAATGTGTTGAGCATTTCCTCGATCATGTCCCACTCATCTTCTGTTTCGATCGGCTGCAATTCGCCTTCTTCGCCTTCATTTCCAGGCAGGAATGCAGAAGCGTGGATTTCGATTTCTTCTTCGTCATCTTCGTCTGCTCCAAGTGGATAATACAGGACGTAGGATTTGTTGAATTTATCTGATTCGAATGTGAAGAGGACTTCACAAAGCTGTTCGTTTCCTTGTTCGTCTACTACTGTGATTTGTTTTTCGCCATGTTCCATTTTAAATACACCTCATTATTTTTGACTGTCCAAGAATCCCTGAAGGATCATGGAGGCAGCCATTTTGTCGATTACTTTCTTACGCTTCTTCCTGCTCACATCTGCCTCAAGGAGAACCCTTTCGGCAGCCATCGTACTGAGCCGTTCATCCCAAAAGACGACGGGTACACCAAGCTCGGTACGGACAAGCTCTCCGTAGGCTTGTGAAGCTTCACCTCGGGGACCGATGGTATTGTTCATATTCTTCGGCAGGCCGACGACGACCTTGCTCACTTCATATTCTTCTGCGAGCTCCTTGATCCTGTCGAGCCGGAACGTATTCTTCTCTTCGTCTATCTTGATGGTTTCGATTCCCTGGGCCGTCCAGCCAAAGGCATCGCTGATGGCGACACCCACGGTCTTCGAGCCGACATCCAATCCCATAGTGCGCATGTGTTATCCCTCTTTATGCTGTTTCAAATACGATTTGACTAATTCTTCGATGATTTCATCGCGCTCAAGGCGTCGGATGATATTCCTGGCATCTTGATGCCTTGGAATGTACGCGGGATCTCCGGATAGTAAATACCCTACGATTTGATTGATCGGGTTGTACCCTTTTTCCTGAAGCGCATTATGGACTTGAAGGAGGACTTCCTTCACATCATGTTCAAATGGCTCCTCGGAGAAATCAAATCGCATCGTTTTGTCAAAAGAACTCATCATTGGCACCTCTCTTCAGGCTTGTCTTTTTGACAACCGAATTGTTAATCGCTACAACCATTGTACACCACTTTGACAGGGAGTTAAACGGATTTCACCCATTCTTCTACAAATTGAAGGGCATCATCCAGCTTCGACGCATCTTTTCCGCCTGCCTGAGCCATATCCGGACGTCCGCCGCCTCCTCCGCCGCAGCGTGTAGCAACTTCCTTCACAAGCTTGCCTGCGTGATACCCTTCTTTGACGAGATCATTCGTCACACCTGCGATGATGTTGACTTTATCGCCACTGGCAGAAGCAAGGACGATCACACCGGAGGACAGCTTCTGCTTCAGGTCATCCATCATGTTGCGCAGGTCGCCGCCACCGACTTTTGCTGTCAGGACATTGACTCCATCCACGACTTTGACTTGGTCGGTCAGGTTTCCTGCTTCTATGTTGGACAATTTTGCCGCCAATGATTCATTCGCTTTCTGAAGTTCCTTCATTTCCTGCAGAAGGGATTCGACGCGGACCGAAACTTCTTTCGGATTGGTCTTCAGCTTCGCAGCCGCTTCTTTAAGGAGGGAGACCTGGTCATTCAGGACACGATATGCCCCTTCTCCTGTCACAGCCTCGATCCTTCTTGTGCCTGCTCCGATGCCGCCTTCTGATTGGATCTTGAAGAGGCCGATCTCAGAGGTATTGCCTACATGACAGCCACCGCATAGTTCCAGGGAATAGTCGCCGATGGAAACGACACGCACTTCATCCCCGTATTTCTCACCGAATAGTGCCATGGCACCCATCGCTTTTGCTTCCTGCAGGGTCTTTTGTTCGATGTTGACTTGAAGGGCCTGCCATACTTTTTCGTTGACGATCTGTTCGATCTTTTCCATTTCTTCTTCCGTGATGGAACCGAAGTGGGAGAAGTCAAATCGGAGTCTGTCCGGTTCAACGAGTGACCCTGCTTGATTGACATGCTCCCCGAGTACATCCTTCAGTGCTTGATGAAGAAGATGCGTCGCCGTGTGATTCTTTTCGACTTTCTTGCGGGATTCCCTTGAAACGATGGCTTTCACTTCTGTGCCCTTGAGCAGAGATCCTTCTTCTACGATACCTGAGTGAAGGTTTTGTCCGTTTGGAGCCTTTTTGACGTCTCTTACAAACACCTTTACC from Rossellomorea marisflavi includes the following:
- a CDS encoding peptidoglycan D,D-transpeptidase FtsI family protein, whose amino-acid sequence is MKKKRVLFLSIILLSILFGLIGRLMQVQLVQTESFSKHKINLIESSVEQRTQQIVIDEGRGAFLDRAGNPLTFDEENVVVLFPFLNKIEWPSATVASILGMNEADIKRDLLGAKEPVVLKGSVDLTQSQMDRVNALEVQGVFAVKKKVKKPVIPAAQLIGVTGENTTLFHERYPDRVKGANQPVGVSGLQGIFDEWLIAEEQAKLVYHVDATGGPLFGADVKYVASANPFYPLNVKTTIDSRAQEALEEVADTYEMKKGGLLLLDIASSEIVASVSRPKMKQGDPFGEGATDYMRKALIPGSVFKTVIAAASLEEGMVDETRMFDCDRNIRGGEAQKPHGSINIRDSLAASCNRTFADLANELTEKDPDLIEEYADKLGLTGDVAWKGDVFHYEDFSQLKLEQSRIFASDAAKEDRNQIAMTGIGQNEVRVTPIGMANMMATIARGGKAYEVSAVSMVEYQNGADMVTFPMQEGGEGISPFTAMKMQQYLRGVVNSPLGTAPYLQEAAYEVAGKTGTAQTGSYRGEITKANELYNKWFAGYFPFHDPKYALVAVNMDVLVDEGGIYPIFKDSVDALYRLDQE
- the udk gene encoding uridine kinase — encoded protein: MKQKPVVIGVAGGSGSGKTSVTKAIYEQFQGHSILMLQQDYYYKDQSHLPFEERLKTNYDHPLAFDNDLLIEHLQGLLNHQHVEKPVYDYKMHTRSDETIPVEPKDVIILEGILVLEDERLRNLMDIKLYVDTDADLRIIRRMLRDIKERGRSIDSVIDQYITVVRPMHNQFIEPTKRYADVIIPEGGHNHVAIDLMVTKIQTILEQKSFL
- a CDS encoding PLP-dependent cysteine synthase family protein encodes the protein MEVYSSVQDLIGNTPIVELTNFPLKEGVRLFAKLEFMNPGGSVKDRLGKELLEDAIRTGMIQKGGTLIEPTAGNTGIGLALAAVSSGYNVMFCVPEKFSVEKQTLMRALGATVVNTPTADGMKGAIAKAEELLKEIPGSYSPAQFSNAANPMTYYKTLGPEVWRQLDGRIDTFIAGAGTGGTFMGTARFLKEQKPSLRTVIVEPEGSILNGGPSGPHRTEGIGMEFLPDYMDPSYFEGIHTVSDQDAFTMVKELAGREGLLVGSSSGAALYASLLEAEQAEPGSHLLTIFPDSSERYLSQDIYEGGSSE
- a CDS encoding YrrS family protein, producing MAKYQSRLDKRSKKNTNKILNIMIAVVVLLILVVGGSILIGGGNDKSSDTASSSTGNGGNKKASAEENKSDTAKKDNEDSNDKKAADDKEDKDKKDEDEKKSDDDKEKDLKSEDDSKLKVQDGDEPNVDKTVVHPDWKPVGTSQSGEHVSSYDLGTPDWNEKVKALSYATGIPENNMTVWYIEGNGSPQKSIGTVSAKNDSQAYRVYLQWIDGEGWQPTKVQELIENDKN
- a CDS encoding DUF2536 family protein is translated as MSISFELIKDKVEFFEAADLSTLEKKITEQIELNQSIMLRVHHVQHHVTVDENSRRLYTAVVHFKLNQ
- a CDS encoding class I SAM-dependent methyltransferase, with product MGREFLDLFQDWADSYDDTVTGHDVEYQAVFEHYDAILDAVAARAKGRVVEFGPGTGNLTKKLLENKLEVLPFEPSPEMREIGMQKLGDQVTFRDGDFLDFDLVGTVDSFVSSYAFHHLTDEEKGKAFEIYGKYLPRGGKIVWADTMFESDRHYQAAISAAIEKGYHNLADDLKREYYTTLDVFRALLEPRGFTVTFDQVNAFVWIMEATKQ
- the greA gene encoding transcription elongation factor GreA codes for the protein MSTEKVYPMTIEGKEKLEKELENLKTVKRKEVVERIKVARSFGDLSENSEYDAAKDEQAFVEGRISTLENMIRNAKIIQEDDHNSDTVQLGKKVTFIELPDGDKETYSIVGSAEADPFEGKISNDSPIAKSLLGHKVGEQVTVQTPGGEMSVKIVEVS
- a CDS encoding bifunctional cystathionine gamma-lyase/homocysteine desulfhydrase; translation: MKKKTKLIHGGIPTDPQTGAVSTPIYQVSTYKQDEVGKHKGFEYSRSGNPTRHALEELIKDLEGGERGFAFGSGMAAITAVMMLFNSGDHVVLTDDVYGGTYRVMTKVLNRLGIESTFVDSSNPASIEEAIRENTKAVYIETPTNPLLKITDIKEAAALAKKHDLLTIVDNTFSTPYWQNPLALGADIVLHSATKYLGGHSDVVAGLVVVNSDQLAEDLFFVQNSTGGVLGPQDSWLLIRGIKTLGLRMEEHEINTKKIVDFLLQHPKVSKVYYPGLESHPNHEIAKAQASGFGGMVSFDVGSEANADRLLTNTKYFTLAESLGAVESLISVPARMTHASIPKDRRDELGITDGLVRISVGLEDVEDLIEDIDQALSK
- the mtnN gene encoding 5'-methylthioadenosine/S-adenosylhomocysteine nucleosidase; this translates as MKIAIIGAMEEEVTLLRENISNPVVETIAGCEYTSGTMKGKEVVLLRSGIGKVNAAMSTAVLLQHFKPDSIINTGSAGGFDPALNVGDVVISTEVRHHDVDVTAFGYEYGQVPQLPAAFTADEKLKEIAVQSVKKMGDVQVVSGLIATGDSFMSDPARVEAIRDKFDSLQAVEMEAAAIAQVAHQFGTPFVIIRSLSDIAGKESDLSFDQYLEKAALHSANMVMNIVESV
- a CDS encoding YrhC family protein encodes the protein MDKNIFEQKRSDYRRFGFTLLYLSVFLYLGVLIPGISDTAVKLYSLMGMTMVLLIASFTFFKKAIKYQKRIMEDE